The sequence below is a genomic window from Rhizobium sp. NXC14.
AAGCCGAAAACATAAAGCAGCGGTAACGCAGCAAGCACGACTTGCACAACCAGAAGTAAATAGTTGACCAGATTGCTCCCCTTATCGGACAGGATCGATATGATCCGCGCAAAGGCAGCCATGCTGAAGGAGGCGCCGAGCGCCATGTAGATCCAGTCCTGCGCAAGCAGGATCGCCGAAAGCCCGAAGCCGAGATAGAAGCCGCCCATCGAGCGTCCCTCGCCATATCCTTCCGACCGCCCCTCCTGCACCTGCAAGCCGAGAAGACGGAAAGCATGGCCCGGCGCAAACATCATGATGAAGCCGGCCAGCGCCGTAAAAGCGGCGGCGCAGAAGGCGAGTTGCTCGCCGAGTTCGGTCGGAAAATAGAATTCCATGCATCAGCCCCGAATCGCCCAGATGATTCGCTGTTTTATGGCATGCGCTGGAAAAGGAGGAAATGGCGGCGTACTATTTTAGAGAAAGCTCTGGGGATCGATGTCGAGCTGCACCTGCACCGACCCGCGCTCCTTCGGAGATTGCGACAGCATCGCCCGCAGAAATCCCTGCATGTCGGAGTTGCGCCGTCCGTGGACCAAAAGGCGGAAGCGGTGGCGGCCGCGCACCAGGGCAAGCGGCGCTTCGGCCGGGCCGAGCACCGAGATGCCGGAGACCTGGGGTGCAGCGTTGCGCATGCCACGCGCATGGTTCTCCGCGTCATGGCGCGTTTCGGCCGAAACGATGATTGAGGCGAGCCGGCCGAAGGGTGGCAATGCCGCACGTTCGCGCTCGGTGATTTCGCGCTCGTAAAAGGCATCGGAATCGCCGGAAACAATGGCCTGCATGACCGGATGCTGCGGCTGGTAGGTCTGCAGCAGCCCGTGGCTTTTGAGACCGGTGCGGCCGGCGCGGCCCGTCACCTGCGACAGAAGCTGAAAAGTGCGCTCGGCCGCGCGCGGATCGCCATTGGCAAGGCCGAGATCGGCATCGACGATGCCGACCAGCGTCATCAGCGGAAAATTATGCCCCTTGGCAACGAGCTGGGTGCCGATGACGATATCGGCCTCACCCTTCGCGATCGCATCAAGCTCCAGCCGCAGCCGCTTCACGCCGCCCATCATGTCCGAGGAGAGGACGATCGTCCGCGCCTCGGGGAAATGTCGTTCCACCTCTTCGGCGATGCGCTCGACGCCTGGCCCGCAGGCGACCAGATGGTCGAGCGTCCCGCATTCCGGGCATGCCTCGGGCGTGCGCTCGGCATGACCACATTGATGGCACTGCAGCTGCTTGCGGAAGCGATGCTCGACTAGCCAGCTCGAACATTGCGGGCATTGGAAGCGGTGACCGCAGACCCGGCAGAGCGTCAGCGGCGCATAGCCGCGCCGATTGAGAAAA
It includes:
- a CDS encoding DUF4345 domain-containing protein, encoding MEFYFPTELGEQLAFCAAAFTALAGFIMMFAPGHAFRLLGLQVQEGRSEGYGEGRSMGGFYLGFGLSAILLAQDWIYMALGASFSMAAFARIISILSDKGSNLVNYLLLVVQVVLAALPLLYVFGFIQT